The following are from one region of the Bacteroidota bacterium genome:
- a CDS encoding bifunctional nuclease family protein — MKKLKLDIVGLSYSQTQSGAYALVLGEAKGKRRLPIIIGGFEAQAIAIELEKMTPSRPLTHDLFKSFSEAFNVTIKEVIIYNLVEGIFFAKLICDNGEKEVEIDTRTSDAIAIAVRFQCPIFTYEFILSSAGIILEDENAATGEKVALEEPELAEKPEEETDIRKKSSEELKELLKKALDDEQYERASQIRDELNNRKKS, encoded by the coding sequence ATGAAGAAGCTCAAGTTAGATATTGTCGGTTTATCATATAGTCAAACCCAGTCGGGAGCCTATGCGCTGGTATTAGGAGAGGCGAAAGGGAAACGACGATTACCCATCATTATTGGCGGCTTCGAGGCGCAGGCTATAGCTATTGAGCTTGAAAAAATGACTCCAAGCAGACCTTTGACTCACGATCTTTTCAAAAGTTTTTCCGAAGCATTCAACGTCACCATTAAAGAAGTTATTATTTACAACCTGGTCGAAGGCATTTTCTTTGCCAAGCTGATCTGTGACAACGGCGAAAAAGAGGTCGAAATAGATACACGCACTTCAGATGCTATCGCGATCGCCGTTCGTTTCCAGTGCCCGATCTTCACTTATGAGTTCATTCTTTCTTCCGCCGGAATCATCCTTGAAGATGAAAATGCCGCTACGGGAGAGAAAGTTGCGCTTGAGGAACCCGAGTTAGCTGAAAAGCCGGAAGAAGAAACCGATATAAGAAAAAAATCAAGTGAAGAGCTGAAGGAATTACTCAAAAAAGCGCTTGACGATGAACAGTATGAGCGCGCTTCACAGATCCGCGACGAACTGAACAACAGGAAAAAATCTTAG
- the lpdA gene encoding dihydrolipoyl dehydrogenase, with translation MNYDLIVIGSGPGGYVAAIRASQLGLKTAIVEKENLGGICLNWGCIPTKALLKSAQVFEYLNHAKDYGINVNEVKPDFNAVVKRSRDVADGMSKGVQFLMKKNKIDVITGFGKIKAGKKVEVKDADGKTTTYEAKNIIMALGARSRQLPNLPQDGKKIIGYREAMNLPQQPKSLVVVGSGAIGVEFAYFYATMGTKVTVIEFLPAIVPIEDEEVSKQLERSFKKAGMTVMTDSSVEAVDTKGTGCKVTVKTKKGVETIECDIVLSAVGIQANLEGVGLEEVGIVTDKGKIVTNPYYQTNMPGYYAIGDCVGGQALAHVASAEGIICVEKIAGHHPEPLDYNNIPGCTYCQPEIASVGYTEKAAKEKGFELKIGKFPFSASGKAKAAGAPEGFVKLIFDAKYGELLGAHMIGANVTEMIAEIVSVRKLETTGHEIIKTVHPHPTMSEAIMEAAAAAYGEVIHL, from the coding sequence ATGAACTACGATCTAATAGTAATTGGCAGCGGGCCCGGAGGGTACGTTGCGGCCATCAGGGCATCACAGCTGGGATTAAAGACTGCTATTGTAGAGAAAGAAAATTTAGGCGGCATTTGTCTTAACTGGGGTTGCATACCAACCAAAGCATTGTTAAAAAGCGCACAGGTGTTTGAATACCTGAATCATGCTAAAGATTATGGCATTAATGTGAATGAGGTAAAACCCGACTTTAACGCTGTTGTTAAACGTTCACGCGATGTAGCGGACGGCATGAGCAAAGGCGTTCAGTTCCTGATGAAAAAAAATAAGATTGATGTAATTACCGGGTTCGGAAAAATAAAAGCCGGAAAAAAAGTTGAAGTGAAGGATGCTGATGGCAAAACAACCACCTACGAAGCAAAAAATATCATCATGGCACTTGGTGCACGTTCGCGCCAGTTACCCAACCTGCCGCAGGATGGAAAAAAAATAATAGGTTACCGCGAAGCGATGAATTTGCCGCAGCAGCCTAAATCACTTGTTGTTGTTGGCTCAGGCGCGATAGGTGTTGAATTCGCTTATTTCTATGCTACCATGGGTACCAAAGTAACTGTTATTGAATTCCTGCCGGCCATTGTCCCTATTGAAGATGAAGAAGTATCAAAACAACTGGAACGCTCATTTAAAAAAGCGGGTATGACTGTTATGACCGACTCCAGTGTTGAAGCAGTTGATACAAAAGGAACAGGCTGCAAAGTAACTGTTAAAACAAAAAAAGGTGTTGAAACCATAGAGTGCGACATTGTACTTTCCGCGGTAGGTATACAGGCCAACCTCGAAGGTGTTGGACTGGAAGAAGTGGGCATTGTTACCGACAAAGGAAAAATAGTTACGAACCCCTATTACCAGACAAATATGCCCGGCTATTATGCTATTGGTGATTGTGTGGGCGGACAAGCCCTTGCACATGTTGCCAGCGCCGAAGGCATTATTTGTGTTGAAAAAATTGCCGGCCACCATCCCGAGCCGTTGGATTACAATAATATTCCCGGCTGCACGTATTGCCAGCCCGAGATCGCGTCCGTTGGTTATACCGAAAAAGCGGCCAAAGAAAAAGGCTTCGAACTTAAAATAGGTAAATTCCCTTTCTCTGCCAGCGGCAAAGCGAAAGCGGCCGGCGCTCCCGAAGGTTTTGTGAAATTAATTTTCGACGCGAAATACGGGGAACTCCTTGGCGCCCACATGATCGGAGCCAATGTAACCGAAATGATCGCCGAAATTGTTTCTGTACGTAAGCTTGAAACTACCGGGCACGAAATAATTAAAACCGTGCACCCGCACCCGACAATGTCGGAGGCTATTATGGAAGCGGCTGCGGCTGCCTATGGTGAGGTGATACATCTGTAG